The sequence GCTATCTTAATAAAACCGACCCCAGTCGCTACAAGGAATTGATAAAGAAGCTCGGTTTGAGAGGTTGATGCCCTCCGCAACAATGCCTTCATCCATAAATCCTTATGGTATAAGGAGGGTTTAATTTTTTAATGGCTCATCGCAGGGGCGATGGGCTTCTCAAAGTTTAGGAGGAAGATGTGACGATGGAAGAAGGAGTGGAGATAGAGCTATCGGGACGGAAGCTCTCACTCGAGATCGGGAAGGTGGCACGGCAGGCGGATGGATCTGCCTGGCTTCGCTACGGCGATACGATTGTTCTTATAACTGCCTGTGCGGTTAGGGGTAACCAATCGCAAAATGCCGGTTTTCTCCCCCTGATCGTGGATTACCGGGAGTACACCTATTCTGCAGGGAAGATCCCTGGCGGATTTTACAAACGGGAAGGAAGGCCTTCAGAGAAGGAGATACTGACCGCGCGCTTGATCGACCGATCAATCAGACCCCAATTCCCAGAGGGGTACAATAACGAGACCCAGATCATAGGTTATGTTGTCTCTGCTGATCTCGAGAACGATCCCGATTTGATAAGCGTAATCGGCGCTTCCGCTGCCCTTTATCTTTCCCCCCTTCCTTACAATAAGCCTCTGGGAGCTGCTCGGGTGGGGATAGTGGATGGTGAGTTCGTGCTTAATCCCACCCTGTCCCAGCTTGAGGCAAGTCCCCTCGATATGATCGTGGTGGGAAATGAAGCGGGGGTGGTGATGATCGAGCTCGGTGCCTCTGAGGTGAGTGAGCTCACTGTGCTCAAGGCGATCCAGTTTGCGGAAAAGCCGATAAAAGAGATCATTGAGCTACAGAAAGAGCTCTTCAAGAGGTTAAATGTAGAGAAACTACCCTTAGAACCGAGGGAGTTGCCGGAGGAGACGGTGAAGAGGATAGAGGGTAAGTACGGGGCAAAGATCGAGGAGTTGCTCAAGGTTCAGCCGAAGAAGGAGCGATATCTCAAATTCCACGAATTGCTCGATTCCATACTCGCCGAGGTGCCGGAGGAAGACGAGGAGAAAAGGGCAGAGCTAAAGGAGGCGTTCGAGAGAGTGAGGGCGGATATCTTCAGAAGAGGGGTCCTCTCAAATAAGAGGCGTTTCGATGGCAGGGAGTTTGACGACATAAGGACCGTCACCTGCGAGGTGGGGGTACTTCCCAGGACCCATGGCTCAGCCCTGTTTACCCGGGGTGAGACCCAGTCGCTTGCCACCGTCACCTTGGGGACGGAATCCGATGCCCAGCGGATAGACGGGATCGGTGAGGAGTGCACCAAGCGGTTTATGCTCCATTATAACTTCCCCCCCTTCTCTGTGGGCGAGGTCAAGTTTATGCGGGCACCAGGAAGAAGGGAGATAGGGCACGGAGCGCTTGCCGAGCGGGCGCTTTCTCCTCTTATCCCTTCAGAGGAGGATTTCCCTTATACCATCAGGATTGTCTCCGATATCTTAGAGTCGAACGGCTCCTCATCAATGGCTACCGTCTGCAGTGGTTCCCTCGCTCTAATGGACGCTGGTGTCCCTATACGGGAAGCGGTAGCAGGGGTGGCTATGGGTTTGGTGAAGGAGGGCGATGAGTACGCGGTGCTTACCGACATCGCTGGAGAGGAAGACCACTTCGGCGATATGGATTTCAAGATAGCGGGTACGGTAAGGGGGATAACCGCCATCCAGCTCGATATCAAGATCGATCACCTTCCCTATGAGATAATAAAGAAGGCGCTTGACCAGGCGCGAAGAGCGCGGTTGAGCATCATCGAAAAGATGAATATGACCATCGCCTCCCCTCGGGCGAACATATCCGTCTATGCGCCGAGGCTCATTCAGTTCAAGATACCGGTGGAGAAGATCGGTGATGTAATCGGTCCTGGGGGTAAGATGATCCGGACGATCATCGCCGAGACCGGGGTCAAGATCGATATAAACGACGATGGAAGGATAACCATCGCCTCGCCCGATGAGGAGACGGCGAAGAGGGCGCTCCAGATGGTCAAGGAGTTGATAGCGGAACCTGAAGTGGGGAAGACCTATCAGGGTAAAGTGGTTCGGTTGGCTGATTATGGTGCCTTCGTCGAGATAATGCCCGGAGTGGAGGGCCTTCTCCACATATCGGAGGTCGCGAACCACAGGATAACCAACATCCGCCACGAGTTGAAGGAGGGACAGACCATCCTGGTCAAGGTGCTTAGCATCGATGGACCGAATAGGATCAGGTTGAGCAGGAAAGCCCTTCTTGGTCCTCCGAGTAAGAAGCCACACAACCCGCGGGAACCTCGGGGAAGAAGAGAGAATTATCGAAGGAGGTAGTTTCAATCCTCGGAGAGGAATAGTTCGGCGATCTCAACCGCGTTAAGGGCACTTCCCCGCCGTAGGTTATCGGCACTTGCCCAGATCCAGTAAGCGGAGTTATTCCGCTTATCTTTTTTTATCTCGCCTACGATTATCTCGTTTTTCCCCCCTGCCTCTACCGGTCCAGAGGGTTTCTCCCTTCCCTTAGCCAGTTTTATGCTGGGCAGATGGGAAAGCGCCTTTTTAAGCTCGGGGAGGGAGGGAGCTTTCTCCAGGATGAGGAATAAGGAAAGGGCGAAGGAGTGAAATACCGGCACCTGGATGAGCTTTAACGAGATGGGAAGTTCGCTCTTAAGGGCGATGCCTATCTCCTCGAGGATCTCCTCCTCTATCCCTTCTTCTTTGGGAACGGCAGGGAAGATGTTGAAGGCTAACTGTCTGCCAAATATCTCCTTGGGGAGCTCGGCGAAGTTCAGGATTCGCACCGTCTGTTGGTAGAGCTCCTCGAGCCCTTGGGGACCATAGACGGATGCTGGCTGAAAGGCGGTGATCACCGCTTCCCTCAAATGGTATCTGTCAACGATCGGCTTTAAGAGGCTGGCGATGATTATGGCAAGGGGATGGGGGAGGGCGATGAGTTTTTGTTTTTTTATTCGCTCCTCATTCACCCCACTTATCGCAAGAGGAAACCCTTCTTTCGGGCGGAGATAGTGGGAAAGATCGAGGGCGATAACCCCGCTTTTCTTGAGCCAGGGGAGATAACGAGCGGTATCCTCCTCCTTCCCGCAGATGAAGACGAGCTCGACATCGGCGAAGGATTCCTCATTGATCCCGAGGGCAAAGTTCGCCTCCTTCTCCAGCTCGGTTATCGCCTCAGGGACCTCTTCCTCATCGAGTAGGGTAAGAGAGTTTAAGGGGAAGTTTCTCTCAGCGAGGATCTCCCTTAGTTCCTTCCCGATCAAGCTGTTCGAACCC comes from Acidobacteriota bacterium and encodes:
- the pnp gene encoding polyribonucleotide nucleotidyltransferase, with translation MEEGVEIELSGRKLSLEIGKVARQADGSAWLRYGDTIVLITACAVRGNQSQNAGFLPLIVDYREYTYSAGKIPGGFYKREGRPSEKEILTARLIDRSIRPQFPEGYNNETQIIGYVVSADLENDPDLISVIGASAALYLSPLPYNKPLGAARVGIVDGEFVLNPTLSQLEASPLDMIVVGNEAGVVMIELGASEVSELTVLKAIQFAEKPIKEIIELQKELFKRLNVEKLPLEPRELPEETVKRIEGKYGAKIEELLKVQPKKERYLKFHELLDSILAEVPEEDEEKRAELKEAFERVRADIFRRGVLSNKRRFDGREFDDIRTVTCEVGVLPRTHGSALFTRGETQSLATVTLGTESDAQRIDGIGEECTKRFMLHYNFPPFSVGEVKFMRAPGRREIGHGALAERALSPLIPSEEDFPYTIRIVSDILESNGSSSMATVCSGSLALMDAGVPIREAVAGVAMGLVKEGDEYAVLTDIAGEEDHFGDMDFKIAGTVRGITAIQLDIKIDHLPYEIIKKALDQARRARLSIIEKMNMTIASPRANISVYAPRLIQFKIPVEKIGDVIGPGGKMIRTIIAETGVKIDINDDGRITIASPDEETAKRALQMVKELIAEPEVGKTYQGKVVRLADYGAFVEIMPGVEGLLHISEVANHRITNIRHELKEGQTILVKVLSIDGPNRIRLSRKALLGPPSKKPHNPREPRGRRENYRRR